In Aquimarina spinulae, a single window of DNA contains:
- a CDS encoding metal ABC transporter permease — protein MSSAQIEIQLIASLVAIACAIPGTFLVLRKMALITDAISHSILPGIVIGFFITHDLSSPLLIILAAASGVITVVLVEFIQKTGLVKEDTAIGLVFPALFSIGIILIAQNANDVHLDVDAVLLGELAFAPFDRLLIGGTDVGPKSLWIIGTILLITLGLLFAFFKELKVSTFDAGLASALGLSPVVMHYGLMTVSSITTVGAFDAVGAILVIALMIAPAATAYLLTNDLKKMLLLSVIFGVSSAIIGYWVAHALDTSISGSMTTVLGLVFLFVYLFAPSKGLFSVLYRQKQQRIEVSLLTFLLHLGNHQEEEERHVKHLNEHINWQKVQSKSVLNLALKNNMITINNDIVSLTKKGKNFTTEAIDYIVTNKNSEIENMKDRFFLFRG, from the coding sequence ATGAGTAGTGCACAGATAGAAATACAATTAATCGCCAGCCTGGTAGCAATAGCTTGTGCTATCCCAGGAACTTTTTTAGTATTGCGAAAAATGGCATTAATCACTGATGCAATCAGTCATTCTATCCTGCCAGGTATTGTAATCGGTTTTTTTATTACTCATGACTTATCATCGCCTTTATTAATTATTCTTGCTGCTGCAAGCGGTGTCATTACCGTAGTATTGGTAGAGTTTATTCAAAAAACAGGCTTAGTAAAAGAAGATACTGCCATAGGCTTAGTTTTTCCTGCGCTGTTTAGTATTGGTATTATACTTATTGCACAGAATGCAAATGATGTACATTTAGATGTTGATGCCGTATTATTAGGAGAACTTGCTTTTGCTCCCTTTGATCGATTACTTATAGGAGGTACAGATGTAGGTCCTAAATCTTTATGGATCATAGGTACCATATTATTAATTACACTAGGTCTATTATTTGCATTTTTTAAGGAACTAAAAGTAAGCACATTCGATGCAGGTTTAGCTTCTGCTCTTGGGTTATCTCCTGTAGTTATGCATTATGGATTAATGACAGTTTCATCAATCACTACGGTAGGTGCTTTTGACGCAGTTGGTGCTATTTTGGTCATTGCATTAATGATTGCACCTGCAGCTACTGCTTATCTATTAACAAATGATTTAAAAAAAATGCTTCTGTTATCTGTTATATTTGGAGTTAGTAGTGCCATTATAGGATATTGGGTAGCACATGCATTAGATACATCTATTTCTGGATCAATGACTACAGTATTAGGATTAGTTTTCTTATTCGTATACTTATTTGCTCCCAGTAAAGGCTTGTTTTCTGTGTTGTATAGACAAAAACAACAACGTATCGAGGTTTCATTACTTACCTTTCTTCTGCACTTGGGAAACCATCAGGAAGAGGAAGAGCGTCATGTAAAACATTTAAATGAACATATCAATTGGCAAAAGGTACAATCAAAATCTGTTTTGAATCTGGCGCTTAAAAACAATATGATCACAATTAATAATGATATTGTTTCTTTAACTAAAAAAGGAAAAAACTTTACAACAGAAGCAATTGATTATATTGTAACTAATAAAAATTCTGAAATCGAAAACATGAAAGATCGATTTTTCTTATTTAGAGGATAA
- a CDS encoding metal ABC transporter solute-binding protein, Zn/Mn family, with product MIHKKLILLLLIFTFFSCKKEVKDKNQKLQVVTTTSMITDMVKNIGGDLIEVQGLMGSGVDPHLYKASEGDVSKLVNADVIFYNGLHLEGKLVEVFEKMKHQDINTIAIGESLDKNTLIGSDYFASNYDPHIWFNVENWKIITAFVTNKLTEIDPKNTEAFKANGNAYLAKLNELEATLKNTIATLPKEKRILVTAHDAFSYFGKAYDFDVVGLQGLSTATEAGVQDVQKLANFIIEKKVKAIFVESSVPKRTIEALQAAVKSKNHEVTIGGTLFSDALGNAGTKEGTYIGMFEYNVNTIINALK from the coding sequence ATGATTCATAAAAAATTAATACTATTACTTCTTATTTTTACGTTTTTCTCCTGTAAAAAAGAAGTAAAAGATAAAAATCAAAAACTACAAGTGGTCACCACCACCTCTATGATCACCGATATGGTTAAAAACATAGGAGGAGATTTAATCGAAGTCCAGGGATTAATGGGAAGTGGTGTCGATCCTCATTTATACAAAGCCAGTGAAGGTGATGTATCTAAATTAGTGAATGCCGATGTAATTTTTTATAACGGTTTACACCTGGAAGGAAAGCTGGTAGAAGTATTTGAAAAAATGAAGCATCAGGACATTAATACTATAGCTATAGGAGAAAGTTTAGACAAAAACACACTAATCGGCTCTGATTATTTTGCTTCTAATTATGACCCTCATATATGGTTTAATGTTGAAAACTGGAAAATCATAACGGCTTTTGTTACGAATAAACTTACCGAGATTGACCCAAAAAATACTGAAGCTTTTAAAGCTAACGGAAATGCATATTTAGCTAAACTTAATGAATTAGAGGCTACATTAAAAAATACTATTGCTACCTTACCAAAAGAAAAGCGAATTCTGGTTACCGCACATGATGCTTTTAGTTATTTTGGAAAAGCTTATGATTTTGATGTGGTTGGTTTACAGGGGTTATCTACTGCTACGGAAGCTGGAGTACAGGATGTTCAAAAATTAGCTAACTTTATTATTGAGAAGAAAGTAAAAGCTATTTTTGTAGAAAGCTCTGTACCTAAACGAACTATTGAAGCTTTACAAGCTGCAGTAAAATCAAAGAATCATGAAGTAACCATAGGCGGAACATTGTTCTCTGATGCACTAGGTAATGCAGGCACAAAAGAAGGTACCTATATTGGGATGTTTGAATATAATGTCAATACTATTATTAATGCGTTGAAGTAA
- a CDS encoding metal ABC transporter ATP-binding protein — MKEQKIAVQIDDLTVAYNYKPVLWDIDLAIPEGVLMAIVGPNGAGKSTLIKSILDIIKPIAGSTQIYGKPYKKQRSLVAYVPQKGSVDWDFPTTALDVVMMGTYGSLGWIKRPGQKQKKAALEALEKVGMLSFKSRQISQLSGGQQQRIFLARALVQNASIYFMDEPFQGVDATTEKAIINILKELRKAGKTVIVVHHDLQTVPEYFDWVTFLNVKKIATGPVKDIFNDDNLTKTYGINYKVSVQQ, encoded by the coding sequence ATGAAAGAACAAAAAATCGCAGTTCAAATAGATGATTTAACTGTAGCTTACAATTACAAACCTGTACTATGGGATATTGACCTCGCTATACCCGAAGGTGTACTTATGGCTATTGTGGGGCCAAACGGAGCAGGAAAATCTACTTTGATAAAATCGATTTTAGATATCATTAAACCCATTGCAGGAAGTACTCAAATTTATGGAAAACCATACAAGAAACAACGCTCACTGGTAGCCTATGTCCCTCAAAAAGGAAGTGTAGACTGGGATTTTCCGACCACTGCACTAGATGTAGTAATGATGGGAACTTATGGGAGTTTGGGATGGATTAAAAGACCAGGGCAAAAACAAAAAAAAGCTGCTCTTGAAGCATTAGAAAAAGTAGGCATGCTTTCTTTTAAAAGCAGACAGATCAGTCAGCTTTCGGGAGGACAACAACAACGTATTTTTTTGGCAAGGGCTTTAGTTCAAAATGCATCTATCTATTTTATGGATGAACCTTTTCAAGGAGTCGATGCTACTACAGAAAAAGCAATTATTAATATCTTAAAAGAACTTAGAAAAGCTGGAAAAACAGTAATTGTAGTACATCATGATTTACAAACTGTACCAGAATATTTTGATTGGGTTACTTTTCTTAATGTAAAAAAGATCGCTACCGGGCCTGTAAAAGACATTTTTAATGATGACAATTTAACCAAAACCTACGGAATTAATTACAAGGTTAGTGTACAACAATAA
- a CDS encoding metal ABC transporter permease, with product MDIKEYIELVFTDYTLRTITLGTAVLGAICGMLGSFAVLRKQSLLGDAISHAALPGIAIAFLIIGTKNSSAFLLGALISGLIGTFWIRGITSKTHLKSDTALGLILSLFFGFGMLLLTYIQKMPNANQAGLESYLFGQAATLLESDVWLMITVTGISLVVLLLFWKELKLLLFDADYTKTLGFNTKFLDILITTFIVIAIVLGLQTVGVVLMSAMLLAPAAAARQWTNNLAVMVVLAAIFGAFSGVFGTAISASHNNLSTGPVIVLVAGVFVLFSFIFSPGRGLLFREIRFRKNRNDLQLHKTLSFMYNIACTHENIAHPHAIKILNNFQGFTRKSLQKLEDKDYVKIEGNMWSLTESGYKTASNLYDQLTKEENE from the coding sequence ATGGATATAAAAGAATACATAGAACTTGTCTTTACAGATTATACCTTACGCACAATAACACTGGGCACAGCTGTACTTGGCGCTATTTGTGGTATGCTGGGTAGTTTTGCTGTATTGCGTAAACAAAGTTTATTAGGAGACGCAATTTCTCATGCCGCATTGCCTGGAATAGCAATTGCTTTTCTAATTATAGGCACAAAAAATAGCTCGGCATTTCTATTAGGAGCATTGATTAGTGGTTTAATTGGTACTTTTTGGATTCGAGGTATCACTAGTAAAACACACCTGAAATCTGATACAGCTTTAGGCCTTATATTATCATTATTCTTTGGGTTCGGAATGTTATTACTAACCTATATCCAGAAAATGCCCAATGCAAATCAAGCTGGTTTAGAAAGCTACCTTTTTGGGCAGGCAGCTACACTTTTAGAAAGTGATGTATGGCTTATGATCACCGTTACAGGAATCAGTTTGGTTGTTTTATTATTATTCTGGAAAGAACTCAAACTATTATTATTCGATGCTGATTACACTAAGACATTGGGATTTAACACTAAATTCTTAGATATTCTTATCACTACATTTATTGTAATTGCTATTGTATTAGGACTACAAACTGTAGGCGTAGTTTTAATGAGTGCGATGTTATTAGCTCCAGCTGCTGCAGCTAGACAATGGACAAACAATTTAGCTGTAATGGTTGTTTTGGCAGCGATTTTTGGCGCATTCTCCGGAGTTTTCGGGACCGCTATCAGTGCCAGTCACAATAACTTATCTACAGGACCAGTAATTGTATTGGTTGCTGGTGTTTTTGTGTTATTTTCTTTTATTTTTTCTCCCGGTCGAGGGCTATTATTTAGAGAAATACGGTTTAGAAAAAACAGAAATGACCTTCAATTGCATAAAACATTATCTTTTATGTATAATATTGCTTGTACACACGAAAATATTGCGCATCCACATGCTATTAAAATTCTGAATAACTTTCAGGGGTTTACCCGAAAATCACTTCAAAAACTAGAAGATAAAGATTATGTAAAAATCGAAGGCAATATGTGGTCTTTAACCGAGTCTGGGTATAAAACTGCCTCCAATTTATATGATCAATTAACAAAAGAAGAAAATGAGTAG